A window of the Brassica oleracea var. oleracea cultivar TO1000 chromosome C1, BOL, whole genome shotgun sequence genome harbors these coding sequences:
- the LOC106296349 gene encoding uncharacterized protein LOC106296349 produces MADNEEQERTTSYKLFLKVISKRRTWVCLFLVVYAILLSSSWNSLNSIVDWYGENHQTSSGWPAVYASVLLGVVFGVLSMAAALFIAVPAIVVIWISVVVSMAFAGKSRRRVVVEGRKVTKEIAGFVFRVLLKEGNVVALLCALLAYFVFFNSYSISS; encoded by the coding sequence ATGGCGGACAATGAAGAACAGGAGAGGACGACCTCGTACAAGCTGTTTTTGAAAGTAATAAGCAAGAGAAGAACATGGGTCTGTCTCTTTCTTGTTGTCTACGCGATCCTCTTGTCTTCTTCTTGGAACTCGCTGAACTCGATTGTAGATTGGTACGGAGAGAACCATCAGACGTCGTCTGGATGGCCGGCGGTTTACGCTTCGGTGCTTCTTGGGGTTGTGTTCGGAGTTCTATCGATGGCGGCGGCGCTGTTCATAGCCGTGCCGGCGATCGTGGTGATATGGATATCGGTGGTGGTGTCGATGGCGTTCGCTGGAAAATCGAGGAGGAGAGTTGTGGTGGAAGGGAGGAAAGTGACGAAAGAGATCGCTGGGTTTGTGTTTAGGGTTCTGCTCAAAGAAGGAAACGTTGTGGCTCTTCTTTGCGCTCTTCTTGCTTACTTCGTCTTCTTTAATTCTTACTCTATCTCTTCTTGA